GTCATCTATCACGGGAAAGGGATCCGCCCAGAACAGACCGATGCTGCCCGCTTCGATCCACGAGACGGGCAACGGGCCGCTTCCCCCAACGTCCTCTAGGGACGCACCATCCAAGACGCCGACGCGCCACATCCGACTGAAGCCGAACCCACGCAGGATCCTTCCGCCGCGCCGAGCCACTCCGGCCGCGCTCATGCCAGCTGAGCTAATCTTCCGTCCCTGCACACCGCCCGCAGAGATCGCGTCGGCTCGGACCCCAGCATTCCCCGCGCCGACTTCGATAGTGGCCGCGAACGCCGCCATCGCGTTGCGCATCGTCGACCTCACCGTCATGCCGACGGCGATGAACACTGGCGTCGCTGCGGCTCCGTCCGGACCAGTGACAACCAGGTCAAGTTCCGCTGGAGCCTGTCGGGCGGCACTGCGCAGACGAGTCGAACGGCCCAGCGACGAACCGTCGCTGTCAGCGATGGACCAGCATGGAATACCGAGTTGCTCGCATCTGGCTCTAAGCCCTCGCTCGGGACCGAGCAGAACGACCGCCCCCGGCCGGGCATCGATAGGCCGATCGAACACTTCGGCCATCACCACGGGTGTGTAGAACTCAGCCCGTGCTTGAAGGGTGCGCCTCAGGTAGTTGGCTGCGCAGAGGCTCAAGCGGCAAGCTGATTGTGGCAAAACAATGGCGACGGGCGTCACAGGCTGCTCCTGCCGCGCAAGAGCGAACTCCACGTCCGGTAGCTTGCTGGCATCACCCGAATCTACTCTGGAGCCTCAGGTGGATCTCTCCCGCGTGGCACAGCGGAAGTTGGCTGGCGTCCGTTGGCGGCTTTTGCGCGCGCTCTCCAACCGAGCCATCTCACGCCCGCACGACACCAGGCTAGTCCGATTCGGCAGCGACTACGGCGGCTGGTGGATACCGGACACACTGCTGCACGAAGACTCCGTCGTGTACAGCGCAGGCGTCGGCGAGGACACGACTTTCGATGAAGCCATTGTCAAGCGATTCGGATGCGTCGTTCACGCCTTCGACCCAACCCCCCGGGCCGTGCAACACGCATCAACCATCACCGACCCTCGTTTCGTCATGCATCCAGTCGGTATCTGGAAATCCGATACGACCCTCAAGCTGTTCGCCCCTGCCAACCGTTCATTCGTGTCGCATTCATACGACGACCGGGACGGGACCGGGGTTGCGATCGAAGCGCGTTGTCAGACTCTCAGCTCGATCATGGCCGAGTTAGGACACGACCACATTGACCTGCTCAAGATGGACATCGAGGGAGCGGAAGCACCTGTTATCGATGATCTGCTTGAGGATCGGCGCGTGCGCCCTCGCTGCATCGCGGTCGAGATGGAAGCGCGCGAGCCAGTCCTTGAGTCTCGTCGACGCATCTCCAGGCTGATCGGCGCGGGATACTCCCTGCTTCACGTCGAAGATCGTTGCTACGTGTTCTTGAAGACCGCCTGAGTCCGGTCACCGTGCATCCACCGATGGCGCCTCTCCGCCGACGCGGGCAGACAAGCCGCTGGTCCCCCAGGCCTACGCGTACCTGCCCCTGAACCACTCGATCGTTGACGGCAGGCCCTGCTCCAAGTCGACTTCGGGCTTCCACGCCAGAACTGCCGCCGCCTGGGTAATGTCAGGCTGCCGCTGCCGAGGATCGTCCTCTGGCAGGGGCAAATACCGAACCGACTGATCAGGGTCGATGAGAGCGGTGACGCGTTCGGCCAGTTCGCGGACGGCGATCTCGTTCGGATTCCCAAGGTTGATCGGACCGATGACGTCGTGTTCTGTGCTCATCATCCGGACCAGGCCGTCCACCAGATCGTCCACGTAGCAGAACGACCTCGTCTGAGAGCCGTCACCGTAGACGGTGAGCTGCTCCCCGCGCAGCGCCTGCATGATGAAGTTGCTCACGACCCGCCCGTCATTGGGCTGCATGCGCGGGCCGTAGGTGTTGAAGATCCGCACAACCTTGATCGGCAGGTCGTGCTGGCGCCGGTAGTCGAAGAACAGAGTCTCGGCGCAGCGTTTGCCCTCGTCGTAGCAGGACCGCACTCCTATGGGATTGACATGACCCCAATAGTCCTCGCTCTGCGGATGCACGCTCGGGTCCCCGTAGACCTCCGAAGTGGAGCTGAGCAGGATCTTGGCCCCCGTGCGTTTGGCCAGCCCCAGCATGTTGATCGATCCGTGGACTGATGTCTTCGTCGTCTGGACCGGATCGCGCTGGTAGTGGATCGGGGAAGCCGGGCACGCGAGGTGGTAGATCTCGTCCACTTCGACGTAGAGGGGGAACGTCACGTCGTGGCGCAGGACCTCGAAGCGCGGATGAGTCAGCAGATGCTCGATGTTCTGTTTGGAAGTCGAGTAGTAGTTATCCACGCAGAGCACTTCGTGACCGTCACCAAGGAGCCGCTCGCAAAGGTGGCTGCCGATGAATCCGGCACCCCCGGTGACCAGAACACGTCGTCTCATGTGACTCCTGTTTCGCTCGGTCGCCGCACGGCCAGGCAGAGCGATGGACCCCAACATACGCGCGGGAAGTGCCACTACCGACGGCGAGTTCGGGATTGGCGAGGCGTCCTGGCAGCGGCGATGAGGAATCGAGGGTTGCCCCAGAGGTAGCGACGCCACAGCCGTCGGGGCTCCGTGCCAAGCCGGTACGCCCACTCCAGCCCCGAGGCGCGCATCCATTTGGGCGCCTGCGGTTTCGCCCCAGCTATGAAGTCGAACGCCGCCCCAGTAGCTATGGCTACGACCGGGAGGGACCTTGACAACCGGGCCACTTCCCAATCCTGCTTCGGAGTGCCAAGCCCCACCCACACGATCTGTGCACCCGAATCGGCGATTCGCTTGTCCTGAGCGAACTGCTCCTCGTGGGACTGCGCTCGGAATGGTGGGCTTTCAACGCCGACAATGTCAGCGTTCGGGAACCTGAGTCTAATCACAGACGATAACCTGTCCACTGTCTCGCGAGTGCCGCCGAGCAGGTAGTGCCGCGGGCCGATAGTGGACGAGGCCGCGAGGACTGCCTCCATTACGTCAGACCCACGCACCTGCTGCCACTCGTCGGACGACCGCCTATGCAATCTCCTGCCCGCCCAAACAACAGGAACTCCATCGGAGAAGACGGCTGAGTCCCTGCCACGCAGGACCCGAGCGTATTCATCATCAGCGTCCGCGAGAGCGACCGTGTAGGCGTTCGCGAAATGAACAGCGATCCCCCGGACCTGGGGGCGCCGCCCGCCCGCCGTCAGGCGGGTGGGGGAAGGCCCGGGTTCCTGACTCGCGTCC
Above is a genomic segment from Candidatus Nanopelagicales bacterium containing:
- a CDS encoding WecB/TagA/CpsF family glycosyltransferase; its protein translation is MTNPLLELPCAEVGRVPFRVAPMSQVVSAVLDASQEPGPSPTRLTAGGRRPQVRGIAVHFANAYTVALADADDEYARVLRGRDSAVFSDGVPVVWAGRRLHRRSSDEWQQVRGSDVMEAVLAASSTIGPRHYLLGGTRETVDRLSSVIRLRFPNADIVGVESPPFRAQSHEEQFAQDKRIADSGAQIVWVGLGTPKQDWEVARLSRSLPVVAIATGAAFDFIAGAKPQAPKWMRASGLEWAYRLGTEPRRLWRRYLWGNPRFLIAAARTPRQSRTRRR
- a CDS encoding SDR family oxidoreductase — encoded protein: MRRRVLVTGGAGFIGSHLCERLLGDGHEVLCVDNYYSTSKQNIEHLLTHPRFEVLRHDVTFPLYVEVDEIYHLACPASPIHYQRDPVQTTKTSVHGSINMLGLAKRTGAKILLSSTSEVYGDPSVHPQSEDYWGHVNPIGVRSCYDEGKRCAETLFFDYRRQHDLPIKVVRIFNTYGPRMQPNDGRVVSNFIMQALRGEQLTVYGDGSQTRSFCYVDDLVDGLVRMMSTEHDVIGPINLGNPNEIAVRELAERVTALIDPDQSVRYLPLPEDDPRQRQPDITQAAAVLAWKPEVDLEQGLPSTIEWFRGRYA
- a CDS encoding FkbM family methyltransferase; its protein translation is MDLSRVAQRKLAGVRWRLLRALSNRAISRPHDTRLVRFGSDYGGWWIPDTLLHEDSVVYSAGVGEDTTFDEAIVKRFGCVVHAFDPTPRAVQHASTITDPRFVMHPVGIWKSDTTLKLFAPANRSFVSHSYDDRDGTGVAIEARCQTLSSIMAELGHDHIDLLKMDIEGAEAPVIDDLLEDRRVRPRCIAVEMEAREPVLESRRRISRLIGAGYSLLHVEDRCYVFLKTA